The genomic DNA TGTAAGAAACGAAATCGTTAAGATGCTGCGCATATGCAGCGTACTTATCGTATTTAAGGCGTTTTGCTTTTGTATCACCTTCATGATTAAAGGTCTCAGTCATGTCACTTGGAGGATTCCATGGTGAAGCAAAAACGATTCCTCCGCTTTGAATTGCACGTTTTGCAGTTGGTATTTCTTTGTACCAGTTATTTTTATTGTCGTCTACATAAATTCTTAACACTGAAAAACCTAACTGATTATTTCCATTACCAAAAGCTGTTTCTCTTTGAGATGCTGTCAAATCTCCAATCCAAGCCGGATGGTTTATTCCTCCAAAACCGCGAATCACCTGTTTTTGTGCCGATAAGTTAATGGTTACATCACTTGCTGCTGAAACTTCTGCAGGTGCTGACATGCTGAACATGAGCGGCAGTGCAGTTACAAATGCCAATAATACGCAAATTGATTTTTTTACACGTGAAATCATTCTTTCATCTCCTAATAAAAATAATAATTTCCTAATCCTGTAGCTGTGGAAATATAATTTCTATTTTACGAATGTTCAAACGATCAGTCTATTCTGATCACCCCCTTTCGTATTGTGGAGCACAGGGTCACCCATTTCTTACCTTGTTTCATTGAAGTCCCCCATAAATGAGGTTTCGCTTGGAACTTATCCTACAAGATCAGCCCTCAAAGGACAGGTTTAGTCCAAGGGCAGCAAATAATAATAGTTAAAATAGATCTTTAATCATTGAGAGCGCTTTATAATTGATATAAAAGCACTTTAATCACAATCTCATCTGGATGTTGGATATTGAAGGGAATGGTCTTTATTTCCGAAAGGAAGCGTTTATTCGGTCTGATTGCGTAAAATCCTGGGGGCTTACTAATAAGGAGAATTGCTACTGTTCTGGTTGTTTTGCCCGAGATAACGTTCTAGCTCTTAAACACGAGTGGTGAGGCATTGAATTTAGTCTATTAAACAGATAATAAACTGTTATTTCATCTTATTTATATCATGAATTTGTTTTTTTGTGAATTTTTTTATTCACTAAAAATTATGATTATACACATATTTCGGTTTTTTTGTTAGGAGTATAAAGAGGCTCTTCGACATCTGCTGAACACCTAAATGGTTACGCCTGTTAATGACGGGCGAATTCATTATTACGGCTTGCATGGTAGTGCTATTGTCTCATAATATAATGAGATGCTAATTTTGTTGTTAGTGATATTTCATATGCTGTAGTCTAGGTTGAGCCGCAAGCTGATTTACTATATAGTTATGACTGGACAACGATTCCATCCATATTAAATGAATGCCAAAATAGGGGGACCCTTGCAATGATTATTAAACCGAAAATCCGTGGTTTCATATGTACGACTGCACATCCTGTAGGATGTGCGGCTCATGTTAATACTCAGATCAACTACATCAAAAACAGCACATCACTACAAGGAGCTAAAAAGGTACTTGTCATTGGGGCATCTACTGGATATGGGCTGGCTTCTCGTATTGCTGCGAGCTTCGGTATGGGAGCGGACACCATAGGTGTATCTTATGAACGTCCCGCATCAGAGGGGCGCACGGCTTCAGCAGGCTGGTATAATACCGTAGCCTTTGAAAGAGCAGCCAGAGCGGCTGGCTACATAGCAGAAAGCATTAATGGAGACGCTTTTTCCCATGAAATCAAGCAGGAGACGTTGAAACTGGTTAAGGAAAAGCTGGGTAAGGTAGATCTGATTGTGTATAGTGTTGCCTCACCACGACGGACGCATCCCGATACGGGTGAAACCTTCAACTCCGTTCTCAAGCCCATCGGGCAGCCCTTTTCTGATAAAACGGTGAATACCAATACTGGTGTCGTATCGGAGATTACGCTGGAACCGGCTACAGAGGAGGAAATCGAAAATACGATAACGGTAATGGGGGGCGAAGATTGGTCCTTATGGCTAAAAGCGCTGGAAGAAGCTGATCTGCTGGCTGAAGGGGTAACCACACTGGCTTACTCGTATATTGGTCCAGAGATCACAGAGGCCATTTACCGTAAAGGAACCATTGGCCAAGCCAAAAATGACTTGGAGGCCACAGCGCATACCTTAACGAAGCAACTGGAGCGTTATGATGGAAAAGCCTACGTTTCTGTAAATAAAGCTTTGGTTACACAGTCCAGCTCGGCTATTCCAGTTGTACCTCTGTATATTTCTTTGCTGTTTAAGGTTATGAAGGAAAAGGGTTTGCATGAGGGCTGTATCGAGCAAGCGCAGCGTCTGTTCGGGAAGCTATATAGTGGAGCGACAGTGGAAACCGATGAGGAAGGGCGCATTCGTCTGGACAACTGGGAAATGAGAGCCGATGTGCAGCAGGCTGTCCAAGAGGCTTGGTCCGGAATCACTACAGAAAATGTGTCTGAACGGGGCGACCTTGAACAATATCGTCTCGATTTCCTTCAGTTGTTTGGATTCGGGTTTGATGAAATTGATTATGAATTGGATGTAAATCCAGATATTCAGTAGCATCGTAGTCGATCCGAATTGTATGGCAAACATAATAAAAACGGGCTTTACAAGCGAAATAAATCGCTTGTGAGGCCCGCTTTTTTATATCAGGATTTTGAAAAATCCCTCATATGCTAGGCAAATGTATAGTGCTCTCATTTCAGTAGCTGAGACTATCGGGGATCTGACGTAGATACCGATTTGTGATGAAGCAGACGAAAAACAGCGATGGTAATCATGATCCCGGCAACGCCGAAGACAGCAACGGAGGTTAGAGCCTGGTAGGCTTGCCAGCCGAATAAAAAAGCAATACCACTGCCAAAGGTTGTGCCTGCCAGTAAACCGAGTGCGCAAGCGATGTCTGTTCTGAATTTCATAAGCATTTTTCCTTTCGGAATCAGTATTTGCAAAGCAACTTGTACTTTTCATCTGGACTTGGACAGGAACTTGTGCGTACAATTAAATAGAAATCGTTTTCAAAGAGAATCTTTTTAACAGTATGGATCATTCTTGTGCAAATTATTCCTTTTCTGGAGGTAGATGAAATGAATATGAATGAGCAGATCAAGCAGTGGAACGAAGAGGCACAAGCGAACAACACCGATCACCCTTATCGAAAGGTAGAATTGTTTATTGAGGTGCGTGATGGAGCACTTGAAGCCGTCGTCCCTTATTTGAAGCAACAGAATTACCATCATGTGACGCTGGTAGAGGATGAATACACTTCTGCGGCGGCAGGGAAAAAGGTGACGCAACGGATACGTGATGCAGGTTTGGTGGTCGATGTGGTTCGGTTGCCTCCCAATGCTGTGGGGGATGTGATTGCAGATGAAGGCTATATCGTAAAGGTGTTGTTGGGCGTGGCAGATGAGAGTCAGGCTGTACTGGCCGTAGGCTCCGGCACTATTCATGATCTGGTTCGCTTCGCATGCTATAAAATGAATCGTCCGTTTCTGTCGGTGCCGACGGCCGCTTCTGTGGATGGATTCACATCGGCAGGCGCGCCGTTGATTGTGGGCGGCAGCAAGCAGACATTCCAGGCTGTTCCGCCGGAAGCGATCTTTGCTGATCTATCCGTACTGGCGAATGCGCCACAAGCGATGACTGCCGCAGGCTTTGGCGATATGCTCGGCAAATTCACCTCATTAGCCGATTGGCAGGTGTCCAGAGATTTGGGGGGCGAGCCCTATTCGCCTCTAGCTAACCGAATCACGGAAGAGGCGCTGCGGGCCTGTGTAGAGCATGTTGATGAGATTGCGGCGGGTAGCCAGGCAGGTGTCGAAGTGCTGATGAACGCGCTGATCGCATCAGGCATTTCCATGCTGATGATTGATCATTCCCGTCCAGCATCGGGGGGAGAGCACCACATTTCTCACCGAATTGAAATGGATTTTATTGCAGAGGGGCGCAAGCAAGTTTTGCATGGTGCCAAAGTGGGCGTAGCTTCAACTTTACTGGCGGACTTGTACAGGGACCTGGCTGCGAGCCAAGCTGTGGATGCTTTGGAGGTATATCGAACCTTGCCAACGTCAGAGCAGATGCGTGCATGGCTGACTCAGGTCGGCGGTCCATCTACGATTGCCGAGCTGGGCGTAAGCGAGGAGCAGCTTGCGCGTGCACTTCGTACGGCTCATACTCTGCGTAATCGCTATACAGGGCTCAAGTATATGAACGATCATCAATTGCTTCGCTCATAAAATGCACATTTACAGAAGCGATATTTATACAGGATAACTAAGCACTTGTAACATGGAAGGGATTAGCGAATGGGTTTACGCCTCCGGCAGCTATACAACGATATCCTGCTCCTGTGACATTTGTATGTACAAATGAACGATATGCTATAATCGTGAAATACAAAAGGGTACACGATATTGCAAGTGACGGAGGAAATTATGGCGCCCAAATATATACAAGTTAAACAGGAAATTTTGTCATGGATTCATTCATCCAGGCTGGAGCCTCAAAGCCAGCTTCCATCTGAGCATGAAATGTCTGAGCAATTTGCGGTTAGTCGGCAAACCGTGCGTCAGGCGTTAGGTGAGCTGGTGCAGGAAGGTTGGCTGTTTCGCATGCAGGGCAAGGGGACCTTTGTCGCCACACGGGATAGCAAGCAGCCCGAGGACCCACGGACGATCGGGGTCGTTACGACCTATATATCCGATTATATTTTTCCGTCGATAGTGCAGGGAATTGAGTCCAAATTAAGTCGTCAGGGCTATAAGCTACTGCTGTCAAGCACAGGCAATGACCCCGAGCAGGAACGGCAGTGTTTGGAAATGCTGTTAAGTCAGCCCTTGAGCGGGATTATTATTGAGCCGACGAAAAGTGGGGAGCGCAATCCTAATCTGAATTATTACCTGACCTTGGAAAATCGCCAAATTCCTTATTTAATGATCAATGCGCGGTATGAGGAAATGGATGCGCCATGTCTGCGTGTAGATGATGAGAAGGGTGGATTTTTAGCGGCTGAGCATCTGATTAAGCTGGGACATCGGCGGTTAGCCGGGTTTTTCAAGACAGATGATATGCAGGGAATTCTTCGTATGAAGGGATTTGTGGCCGCCCACCGTAAATATGGGGTTACGCTGCATCCGAATGCAGTGACCACCTACCGGACAGAAGAAAAAAATGAGGTTCCGTTACAGCGTGCGTCTGCACTGTTGAGTATGGAGCCGGAAGAGCGCCCTACTGGATGGGTAACCTATAATGACGAGCTGGCTGTGCGTTTGTTGGACATTGTGCGTTCGGCGGGTCTGAGCATTCCGGGCGATTTGTCGCTGGTGGGGTTTGATGACTCTTTTTTGGCAACGGCAACGGAAATCAAGCTAACTACAATCCGCCATCCCAAAGAAGAACTGGGATTTCGCGCTGCTGATACAATATTGTCGATGATCGAAGAAAAGGGCTTCCGCGAAGAGGATCGCCAGTGGATTATTCCACCAGAGCTGATTATCCGTGAATCGACGGGTCCTGTTGCCAGTGACGTATAAGAACCCAATAAATATGGTCGAGTTTTTATTTGGATACATGTAAGGACAAGTTGGAGTAAATGTAGTTCTGACACCTCATAGCGTTTCGGCTTACCTACGTGCCTTATCGTACAGCCTGTTTTCTGTATTGCAGAAAATAGGCTGTTTTTGCTATATTTTTTCTGAAAACATAGACAGTTACGCAGTGAAAAAACGTATAAAAAAACACTGGCTAAGTTGTACGTACAAGTGTATAATGAAAGCGGAACCAAGGATAAGGGACGTTATGATCCTCTTGTGGTTTTCCATTTGAAGCTAGGTTTAGCACTTCCATTTCAGATTTCAGAAATGATAGTAAAAGGAGTGTCTTATACATGTTAGAACAATTAAAACAGGAAGTATGGGAGGCCAATCTGGCTCTTCCCAAGCATGGTCTGGTTACTTTTACGTGGGGAAATGTAAGCGGTATCGACCGTGAGCAGGGGCTGGTTGTAATTAAGCCAAGTGGTGTGGCCTATGAGGAGCTGAAAGCAGAGCAATTGGTCGTACTCAATTTGCAAGGCGATATTGTCGAAGGGGACCTTCGTCCTTCATCGGATACACCAACACATCTGGCACTGTACCGTGCTTTTCCACAAATAGGCGGTATTGTACACACGCATTCCTCTTGGGCCACAAGCTGGGCGCAGGCAGGACGCGCGATTCCTGCATTAGGGACAACACAGGGTGATTATTTTTATGGAGCGATTCCGTGTACTCGCGCGATGACTTCAGAGGAAATTGCCGGAGAGTATGAGCTGGAGACGGGACATGTGATCATTGAGACGTTTCAGGATATTAGTCCGGCGGATATTCCAGGTGTACTCGTTAATCAGCACGCACCGTTCGCTTGGGGGAAAAATGCCGATGATGCCGTTCATAATGCGGTGGTGCTGGAGGAAGTAGCCAAGATGGCGTACCGTTCCTTCGCGCTGAACCCGGAATTAACTTCCATGGATCAGGCGCTGCTGGATAAGCATTTTCTGCGCAAGCATGGAGCGAACGCTTACTACGGTCAAACGAAAAAGGAGGAGACACACAAATGAGCAAGTATACCATTGGTGTCGATTATGGAACAGAGTCCGGGCGTGCAGTCATTGTTGATCTATCTAACGGAGCTGAAATTGCCACACACGTAACACCTTATCGCCATGGGGTTATTGATGAAGTGCTACCTGGCAGCGGACGTAAGCTGGAAATGGACTGGGCGCTGGAGCATCCGGCTGACTATATTGAAGTGCTGACATCTTCTGTACCTGCTGTCATGAAGGAGACGGGAATTTCTCCGGACGACATCATCGGGATCGGCATTGATTTTACGGCATGTACGATGCTGCCAATCGATGCAGAAGGACAACCCTTGTGCTTTGACGAGAAGCTGAAGGATAACCCGCATAGCTGGGTAAAACTGTGGAAGCACCATGCAGCCCAGGATGAAGCGGATCGTCTGAATGAAATTGCCACACAACGTGGAGAGGCATTCCAGCCCCGTTATGGTGGTAAAATTTCATCTGAATGGATGATCGCAAAAATCTGGCAAATTCTGAACGAAGCGCCGGATATTTATGATCAGACAGATCGCTTTGTAGAAGCGACCGACTGGGTTATTTCCCAGCTTAGTGGAGAGCTGAGACGCAATCAATGTACAGCAGGCTACAAGTCCATTTACCATCATCGTGACGGTTATCCGGACCGTGAGTTTTTCAAAGCGCTCGATCCTCGTCTGGAAAATCTGACGGATACGAAGCTGCGTGGTGAGATTTATGACTTGGGTAGCCGTGCAGGTGGATTAACAGAGGACATGGCTGCAAAACTCGGGTTGAATCCGGGAACTGCGGTAGCCGTAGGTAACGTGGATGCACATGCGGCTGTTCCGGCGGTAGGTGTCGTGACACCAGGGAAGCTGGTTATGGCGATGGGAACCTCTATTTGTCATATGCTGCTCGGTGAGGAAGAAAAAGAAGTCGAAGGTATGTGCGGTGTTGTAGAAAACGGAATTATTCCGGGCTATTACGGCTATGAGGCTGGTCAGTCGGCGGTAGGAGATATTTTCGCATGGTTCGTTGAGCATGCTGTTCCCGGCGAGGTGAAGGAGCAGGCTGCGGCAGAAGGCGTGAACGTTCATGTGTGGCTGGAGCGCAAAGCGGCTGCGTACAAACCGGGCGAAACCGGATTGCTTGCACTGGATTGGTGGAACGGCAACCGTTCTGTGCTGGTGGATACG from Paenibacillus sp. FSL R10-2782 includes the following:
- a CDS encoding ribulokinase, which produces MSKYTIGVDYGTESGRAVIVDLSNGAEIATHVTPYRHGVIDEVLPGSGRKLEMDWALEHPADYIEVLTSSVPAVMKETGISPDDIIGIGIDFTACTMLPIDAEGQPLCFDEKLKDNPHSWVKLWKHHAAQDEADRLNEIATQRGEAFQPRYGGKISSEWMIAKIWQILNEAPDIYDQTDRFVEATDWVISQLSGELRRNQCTAGYKSIYHHRDGYPDREFFKALDPRLENLTDTKLRGEIYDLGSRAGGLTEDMAAKLGLNPGTAVAVGNVDAHAAVPAVGVVTPGKLVMAMGTSICHMLLGEEEKEVEGMCGVVENGIIPGYYGYEAGQSAVGDIFAWFVEHAVPGEVKEQAAAEGVNVHVWLERKAAAYKPGETGLLALDWWNGNRSVLVDTNLTGLIVGYTLLTKPEEVYRTLLEATAFGTRKIVDAFHHNGVPVDVLYACGGLPQKNRLLMQIYADVTGREIKVAASTQTPALGAAMFAAVAAGAEAGGYDDIVEAARHMARVRDESFKPIPENAAVYDKLYEEYSRLHDYFGRGGNPVMKKLKAIKEEAGRSTQAARTHS
- the fabV gene encoding enoyl-ACP reductase FabV, with amino-acid sequence MIIKPKIRGFICTTAHPVGCAAHVNTQINYIKNSTSLQGAKKVLVIGASTGYGLASRIAASFGMGADTIGVSYERPASEGRTASAGWYNTVAFERAARAAGYIAESINGDAFSHEIKQETLKLVKEKLGKVDLIVYSVASPRRTHPDTGETFNSVLKPIGQPFSDKTVNTNTGVVSEITLEPATEEEIENTITVMGGEDWSLWLKALEEADLLAEGVTTLAYSYIGPEITEAIYRKGTIGQAKNDLEATAHTLTKQLERYDGKAYVSVNKALVTQSSSAIPVVPLYISLLFKVMKEKGLHEGCIEQAQRLFGKLYSGATVETDEEGRIRLDNWEMRADVQQAVQEAWSGITTENVSERGDLEQYRLDFLQLFGFGFDEIDYELDVNPDIQ
- a CDS encoding sn-glycerol-1-phosphate dehydrogenase, with protein sequence MNMNEQIKQWNEEAQANNTDHPYRKVELFIEVRDGALEAVVPYLKQQNYHHVTLVEDEYTSAAAGKKVTQRIRDAGLVVDVVRLPPNAVGDVIADEGYIVKVLLGVADESQAVLAVGSGTIHDLVRFACYKMNRPFLSVPTAASVDGFTSAGAPLIVGGSKQTFQAVPPEAIFADLSVLANAPQAMTAAGFGDMLGKFTSLADWQVSRDLGGEPYSPLANRITEEALRACVEHVDEIAAGSQAGVEVLMNALIASGISMLMIDHSRPASGGEHHISHRIEMDFIAEGRKQVLHGAKVGVASTLLADLYRDLAASQAVDALEVYRTLPTSEQMRAWLTQVGGPSTIAELGVSEEQLARALRTAHTLRNRYTGLKYMNDHQLLRS
- a CDS encoding GntR family transcriptional regulator: MAPKYIQVKQEILSWIHSSRLEPQSQLPSEHEMSEQFAVSRQTVRQALGELVQEGWLFRMQGKGTFVATRDSKQPEDPRTIGVVTTYISDYIFPSIVQGIESKLSRQGYKLLLSSTGNDPEQERQCLEMLLSQPLSGIIIEPTKSGERNPNLNYYLTLENRQIPYLMINARYEEMDAPCLRVDDEKGGFLAAEHLIKLGHRRLAGFFKTDDMQGILRMKGFVAAHRKYGVTLHPNAVTTYRTEEKNEVPLQRASALLSMEPEERPTGWVTYNDELAVRLLDIVRSAGLSIPGDLSLVGFDDSFLATATEIKLTTIRHPKEELGFRAADTILSMIEEKGFREEDRQWIIPPELIIRESTGPVASDV
- the araD gene encoding L-ribulose-5-phosphate 4-epimerase, with the protein product MLEQLKQEVWEANLALPKHGLVTFTWGNVSGIDREQGLVVIKPSGVAYEELKAEQLVVLNLQGDIVEGDLRPSSDTPTHLALYRAFPQIGGIVHTHSSWATSWAQAGRAIPALGTTQGDYFYGAIPCTRAMTSEEIAGEYELETGHVIIETFQDISPADIPGVLVNQHAPFAWGKNADDAVHNAVVLEEVAKMAYRSFALNPELTSMDQALLDKHFLRKHGANAYYGQTKKEETHK